GAATTCACATCACTGACCAATGAACGATTTAACAAATTATTCGAAAAAATGAAAAAACTACCTGGTGTAACCAATGTGTCTAAAATAAAAATACAGCCTCCGGAAAACAACACCATACTATTTCGGTGCGAGCTATTTTTAAAAAACAATTCCCAGATTTTCAGCCCATGAATTTTACACTTACAAAAAAACGTGCTACCTATCTGTCCGCAATAATTTTTTTGATTATTCTATTTCTGGCATTGCCAACGCTGCTGCTTGCCACGATAAAAAAAATGACAGAAAACAAAAATTTAGACGAAGCCAACAGAAAACTCCGGCTAGAAGTCTCTCATCTCCAATCAACTAAGCCGCAACCAACCGAAGCCACGCTGACTTCCCTGAGACGCAGGGCCAGCGCCTATGAGCTTAGATCAAACATCTACCTGGAGGAATATAGAAAATATTCACTGGCGATAACGGACAGTTCCGCACCAAAAAACGAAGTCGATCTATATTTTTCACTGATGTCACTGGTTAAGTCACTGCATACAAAAGCAATCAAGGCCAGAATCAGTGTTCCGAAAGACTACTACTTTGCCTTTGAACCCTATGTAAAAAAAGATCTGATACCGCGGCCAGAAGAAATTCATCTGCTTTATAGCCAAAGCCTAGCCATACTGAAACTATTATCCGTGCTGTTCAAATCCAATGAAAATGAAATGGCACTGATTTCCGTGGAAAGAGAATCTATTTCCTTGGACAAGAACAAACTAGACGCACCGGATACATTTTCATCGGCAAAATTCAATAGCTTCCGAACCAAAGGAGCGGAATCCTCTCTGTTCACAATAACATTCGCCGGTTACACCAGATGTTTTCGCAATTTTCTGAACGGCATAGCCCAAAAATCCCTGCCTGTACTTTTCAAAGAAATAAAAATTTCGCCACTGGATTCGAAGACGAAACCAGATAATAAGCCCCAGGCTAAAAAGGAAGAAAAGACGATAGTTGTTGAATCGAGGAAATCAAAAATCAAAGTGACGGTGGAGTGGTTATTCATGAACAATAATG
The nucleotide sequence above comes from Puniceicoccales bacterium. Encoded proteins:
- a CDS encoding Amuc_1100 family pilus-like protein; its protein translation is MNFTLTKKRATYLSAIIFLIILFLALPTLLLATIKKMTENKNLDEANRKLRLEVSHLQSTKPQPTEATLTSLRRRASAYELRSNIYLEEYRKYSLAITDSSAPKNEVDLYFSLMSLVKSLHTKAIKARISVPKDYYFAFEPYVKKDLIPRPEEIHLLYSQSLAILKLLSVLFKSNENEMALISVERESISLDKNKLDAPDTFSSAKFNSFRTKGAESSLFTITFAGYTRCFRNFLNGIAQKSLPVLFKEIKISPLDSKTKPDNKPQAKKEEKTIVVESRKSKIKVTVEWLFMNNNEELLRSEQVINE